The genomic window CTGTACAAGGCTGGCATCATCGAGTTTCAATAAAGTATGAGCCTGTGTAGTTTCGACTACAGACCACAGCTGACGTAAAATTGCTGGAGTCATAAATACCTCTTCTTAATTATTTCTTTATCTTTTAAGAATATACTCAAGAGAACCATAAACCAACCAAAGAAACACACAAGTTGATACAAGACTTACTAAATACTTAACAATAGGATTTATATATTGACAATTGCCCTCGGTTATGAGGAGGCAAATATGTCTTTGTGCAGATGCGTAACCAAAAACAAGTAATAGTAGGGCAAATTAGTTGTGTGTCCAATTAGATAATAGGCGATCGCCTTAGCCACTAAATGAAACACTGTCCTGAAAAAACTACTTTGTGGCGCTCTTTACAGTCCAGTCTACCTCGTACACTAAAAAAATTATGACAAAACTGATTTTAATTACAGGTGTAAGTCGGGGTTTGGGTCTAGCGATGGCAGAGCAGTTTGTGCAAAAAAAATATACTGTGATTGGTTGTACGCGATCGCCAAGCGTTGCAGAAAAGTTACAACAAAAATTTGGTTCTCCCCACAAGTTTACCGCCGTAGATGTCAGTAACGACAGTCAAGTAAAAACTTGGGCAAATCAAGTGCTTACACAATATTCGCCACCGGATTTGTTAATTAACAATGCTGGTTTAATCAATCAATTAGCATCTCTTTGGCAAATAAGCGCTGACGAATGCGATCGCATTATTGATGTAAATATTAAGGGAGTAACTAATGTGATTCGCCATTTTGTCCCGGCGATGGTAGAAAAAAACAACGGTGTGATTGTCAATTTTAGTTCCGGCTGGGGACGCTCTACTTCTCCTCAAGTTGCACCCTACTGTGCTTCTAAGTGGGCAATTGAAGGGCTTACGCGCTCCTTGGCTCAAGAATTGCCGTCAAAAATGGCAGCAGTTCCTCTCAATCCTGGTAT from Synechocystis sp. PCC 7509 includes these protein-coding regions:
- a CDS encoding SDR family oxidoreductase, which codes for MTKLILITGVSRGLGLAMAEQFVQKKYTVIGCTRSPSVAEKLQQKFGSPHKFTAVDVSNDSQVKTWANQVLTQYSPPDLLINNAGLINQLASLWQISADECDRIIDVNIKGVTNVIRHFVPAMVEKNNGVIVNFSSGWGRSTSPQVAPYCASKWAIEGLTRSLAQELPSKMAAVPLNPGIIHTDMLEICFGEEAADYTSIQNWVKKAVPFLLQLSVKDNGVALTVPS